The DNA region ACATCAAAGAGTAGTTGATGAAGATTTCCTGTACATAAACAACAAATTTTAGACAATTGTCATAACCGGTTAAAACAAAGGGTTTCCCTAAATAGGTCAAATTGACATATAGTAATAACTCTATGAGACAGTCTCCTCCATATAGTTAACATGTTGACTCGCATTTTTTGGACTTTCCAACTCTAAAATCTCAAAAAAAGTGTTTTCAAGGGTGCTCTCATTAGAAAACCATTTCATCCATCATCATTACCAAAAGTCATACGCATTAAAGAGATGTCgctttttatgcacaaatacattGAGCGGATTGTAGATATTGAAGGTGATGGGAACTGTGGTTTTCGAGATATTTCGGGTTTACTTGGTAAAGGAGATATGGGTCGCAACCAACTTCCCACCATCGGCTTATACACGAGATAATGAAGCATAATGAATCATACACATCGCTATATGGGGGGGAAATAAAATTATGATGCAATTATCAATGCTCTTGTTCCTTGTGTTAGTGGTCTGGTATTTTATGCAAAATGGATGTAGCTTCCTGAAATTGGACATCTTTAACAAGTGCTTATGAAAACGTGTGTATTGATTTGAAAAGATACAGTTTCTCAGAAACATTTTTTCCACTTCAGAATAAGCTACCTAAAAATCCATTTGGATGCATCATGTGTATTGGATGGCTTTGAAAAATACAACATTTTGTTTAAGTTTACTTGAAACCGGGATGTCCTATACCAAAGACATCACTAGAGTAGACATCACATTTCACCCAAGATGCTGAAACTTGGCATGATCACTTTCTGGAAAGGATGGAACAGTTCACTAAGTTGAGTGGTATTAAAAGATAATTAAATAAGGAAAGGTCAAAGAACGAACTGCCAATAGATTTAGGTAGTGTCACGTGTTTTTATACATTTTAGTTTTAATCTAACAATGTGTTAGCTCATAATTTCAACGCCCATTTCAGAGTTGCAAAATGGAAATCCCATGTGAAGATGTTTTCGACCAATGAAGGTGTTTTCGACCAAATCTGATATTAGGGAGATCCAGTCGAAAGTCCTTGGGCGAGAAGGGCCAGCATGCAGTtaggacttagaaatatttcttTAAATATTTTGAAGACGGTTTCGATTggagattcaaaattcaaataaatgAGGGAGCTTTGTTCTTATCTGAAACTGTTGAAGGTACATGTGGAGCATAATGGATAGTTGCATCCATGCAAAGTACCATTTGTCTCGAAGTGATTAAGGGTCCGTTGGAAACGGTTATCTCGATTAACTATAAATAgagggtcttagtgttaggatcGGTGTGTGTCAAAATGTGTACAAAGTTTGTAAAATTTACCAAGTACCCGTGTGAAGAGGAAATGTAAATTAAGAAATGTACGTTTGTTTTACACCATTGTCAGTTACTTTGAAGCAATACAATTTAtctttatttttccaaaaatacTTCTTTATTTCAAATATTCTTCTTTACTGCTAGTTATCATCATTTCTTCTACAATCTTTCTCTTTAATTCGTATTGGTCTTTTATTGTCTAAATAGTTCATTCACTATTGTCATCACAATACTGTCGAAGTATTCGTATTTACTAGAATTCACTTTAAACAATTAGCACATGTtctaggatcaatctgatcgatcctgtaagcaaccaaatttagtaatttggaagatcagtggttgtttaccaattttcacggtaaacaaattggcacgcctAGTGGGACGGTGCTAACGTTTTTTAGAAAATTGAAAATGTTTTTTATTTCTGGTTGTTCATTCATTTTCTCCTCTTTTTTTCGAAAGAATCTGTTGTATGTTATTAAGGAGTGGTAAAATAGCCATAACCAACGAACACAGACCAAGGAGAAAATCCACTAAGAGAATGACGAATTTAAATGCGCCAGATAAccaaaattctcaaaatccatCAACCAGCAATATATCACCCCCTTCTTCTTCGATAGGGGCGAACACTGCCATAATGCACGTGTCTGAAATGGTTCCATCTTTGGAAAATCTGATGCCAACGCATTCGATTCCCCATATTGAACTGATTTTAACTTACATTGGGCCTAGGGGGCCTCCACACACCCCCACCAATTGGAAATGTTCCAAACAGGCCTTTGATACCCCCTGGTTTCTCTATACCATTTGGTGGTCGAGAACAGCCgtatggaatgccaacttcagtgATGACAAGTTTACACAATGATAGTTCGACCTTTTCAGAACTAGTAGTTAACATAAACTCTCAAGTACAAGGGTCTAAGGTTAACATGGGTCGAAACAACCAGTCTCCAAGCTTGAGACACCAGACACAAATACTTAGCCTTACTAATAATTCTGCAGCAGTGTGGAGACAACAGATGGACGAAAGCAACCATGAGATGGTCCAAATGCTTACCCAAACATTAACCATCGTATTAAATCCCTTGATTCAAAATACGGCTTAGTCGAATTAACAGATGACAACGCAGGTGGTGCGAATGTATGAATTCCTAGGTGTACCACATCCTCATCGACACCCTCCGAGGGATTGGGTAAGGGAAAACCAGGGGGCAACCTTCGAAGAAGACCTTATTATCAACCAGATCCCACAAAATTAACCGTAACCAGAGATGGTGAATTAGGAAGTAGGAATCGGACCCCCTAGGATCGAACCACAAATACCCAAAGAAAGGGAGCCAAGGGTATTAATGGTAAATAGAAACCAAAACGTCGATAATGTCATACGGCAGATTCGACATGACGATACGACGACAGATAATAATCTAGCATCCATGGTCGAAAGGATTATGATTCTAAATGGGGTAAACTTTAGCCTTCGAAGGCCAAATTATACATCACCTTTGCCGGAATATATCCTACAGGCAGAAGCACCCCTTAAAacaaaaatccccaaattcacTAAGTTCTCTGGGGATACTACTGAATCCACTATCGAACATATGGCTAGATATTTAATCGAGGCAGGAGACATTTCGAACAACGAAAGCCTTAGGATAAAGTTTTTCCCAAGTTATCTCACAAAGAatgccttcacatggttcaccaCCTTGCCACAAAGTTCAATTTATATTTGGAATCAGTTAGGGAGAATGTTCCATGAGCAGTTTTACATGGGACAAATGAAGATAAGTCTGAAGGAATTGGCTAGTATTAAACAAAAGTTTACTGATCCAATTGATGACTATCTAAATAGGTTTCGATTACTCAAAGCTAGGTGCTTTACGCGAGTGCCAGAGAATGAACTAGTCGAAATGGCTGTTGGGGGCCTTGACTATTCTATTAGGAAGAAGTTAGATTCCTAGtatttgagagatatggcccaacTGGCTGATAGGGTTCGACAGTTAGAACGCTTGAAGGAAGAAAAGGCTagagcaaataagaataaaagaGTAGTCTATGTCGATTTTAGAAATGATGATGAAGGGTTCTGTAACGGGCCTTCAGACTTTGACGAAAATGAAATCGACCTTGCTGAGTTGAAGCAAGGGCCACCTTACGCGTGTAAGGTTTTAGCCCCGTCGAATGAAAAAATCCTATTGAACCAGAAAAGAATGATAAATTTCCTAAGAAAACTTACACTTTCGACGTTACAAAATGTGACGAAATATTCGATTTGTTAGTTAAGGATGGTCAAATGATAGTACCCCCGGATGCTAAAGTGCCTCCTTTAgaacaaagaaataaaatatgGTTTTGCAAGTATCATAGTTTTTTGGGTCATAAAACatctcaatgttttcttttcagggatcttgtgcaGAATGCCATCCAAGAAAGAAGACTCAAGTTTGCAGACAAACCTCGGAGCCAAATGAAGATCGACTCCGATCCTCTATAAGTGGATGATGCCCACTATACAGAGCCAGAGGAAGTGAACTTGGTCGAAGTCACTAAAGATTTAGACATGACCAAATTCACTAAAGACTTCATCAACGAACCTGTCATGGCTAGGATTTATGAACATCTTGATTAGGAATCTTTTAATGACTTCGTTCAGGAAGTTGTGGGAGATGCCACCAACAAGAGCATTGATGTCTCCGACGCTGGAACCACTGATTCCAATCTGATGATAATCAACAAGGAAATTTATGATGGTTTCGTGTAGATAGATAAGGCCACCAAGGGCCTTCAATTATAATTCTAGAAGTTGGACATCACTGAAGATGTCAACTTGGAGGTTAATATGGTCGATATATCCTAGGAGACCTCCATGGAAGTTGACAATGAATGTCAACAGGAAGAATATAATAAAATCGCCTTCCCCAAAGAGGACGAAACACTGTTTGATTTCCTCCGAAGGTGTCAGAAGAAGTAATCAGAAGTCATGTTGTGCCCCTGGTGCAATGTTGTGTTCAACAAGAAGACGACCCAAAACCTCGAGGGAGTAAGGAGGGCGAAACACCAAGAGGGTCACAAAGCTTTTCAAGATCAACGTGTTGTTCAGCCCATAAGGGCTTTCGACCCAAGGAGATACTATGATCCAAGACGGTCGATGGTGAAGCTTGGTGAAGCAAAACGAAAAGATCCTGCTACTAAACCCATTTCTTTCAAACCCAGTGCTGAAGCTTCAAATGGGAAGTGGGTAAAGCTAGTAGATGGAAGGAAATGCAGCAAAGGGAAATGGCAGAGCTTCGAAATTGATAGAGGTTCGTCGTTAGCTTACCATAGAGAATTTCAGGCTGACAAGAAAACCTCCCATGTATCTGAAAATTATAAAGGAAAAAACCCCATGAAAAGGTCTCAATGGAGAAGGGAGTAGAGGAGGAGGAAAGCCCAAAGGGATGGTGGTGAAAAATACAAAGCTGAGTCCAGCACCAACATGCCTTCAATACAAAAGGAACACTTAGGCTTCAATAAAAGAAAATTTAATAATCCAGCAGAGACGACCAGAGAAAGATATGATCAAATGGCTATTGAAGGCGAAATGTTGATAGATAATTTCGACTCAGGATCAGAGGCTTCTTTGGATATTTTAGTCGGTGTGGTGTCTGTGATGCCCGGGGAGTTCGACCGAATCACAGAGGTCGAAGATACCGACAACATTACGGAAAGAGAAATGGATGCTCATAAGCCAGTATGCTACTACGTGATGAATAATGGTTGCGTTGAGGAGCAAAATGCCTTATTCGAGAGACCCAACGAGGCTATGAAGAGTCATCTTAAGCCTTTCTTCATTACTGGGAAGGTCGAAGATGTCCCCATTAATAAAATCTTAATGGACTGCGGCGCAACCGTGATTTTGATTCTGCATCACATGTTGAGAAAAATTGGCAAGTACGACACTGATGCCAAACCTCACAATATGGTGCTTACCATTTATGAGGGTATAATGGGTTCCACCCTTGGTGTCATCCAGGTCGAGTTAACCGTAGGAACAGTCACAAGATCCATAATGTTTATGATTATGGAGACGAAGGCCAACTATAATATGTTACTTGGAAGGGAATTGATACATGGGGTCGGGGTTGTGCCATCCTCAATGCACCGCGAATCATCATATGGCATCCAGATGATATTGTGGAGAATATAGAAGCAGATCAAGGGTCCTTCAAAACCCCTATCAACCATGGCAACAGACGCCAGTTCGATAAGCATTCAGCTAATATCTCTCCATGTGATTCAACCGATTTTGCTTTCACTCCTAACGACAATACTTACTGTTCCCTATCGTTGCACCCTTACAATGGTTTTCGCTGGGACAGAGAAGTAGTGGGCGAAGACGACTTTGAGTACTTAGGAGCATCAGGAATTGAACCCACAGGTTAGGGAAGCGAATTCAGTGCTGATGACTGAGTTCGAAGCACTAAAAAGGATTTCGACTTACATAGCCGAAAGCAGGCAGCAATTGGCCTTAGAGGCCGAAGTAAAAAACGGGTTGTCGAAGCCAGTGAAGATTCTCATCAAATAGGTCATGTAAAGGACTTAGATCCAATGCCACATGATAAGGTTCAAAACTAAGAGCAAGGCCAGAGGCTCGACGCTATCTATGATGATGAGCCTTTGAGTTTCGAGAAGGATTCGTTGGCAACAAATGTTAAAATACTGGCTCAAGACCCACTTGAAGAAATAGACTTGGGAGAGGGATTGATAAAGAGGCCAACTTACATTGGCGCCAATATCAACCCTCAACTAAAAGTCGAAGTAGTCCAGTTGTTGAAGGAGTTCAAAGATTGTTTCGCATGGGACTATGACGAGATTCCTGGTTTGAGCAGAGATCTGGTCAAATTGAAGCTACCAATCAAGCTTGGAAAGAAGCCCATCAAGCAGAACCCAGGGTGATTTGCACCAGTAATACTCTcgaagatcaaagaggaggttgAAAGGCTTCTTCGCTGTAACTTCATTCGTACTGCCAGGTATGTTGAATGGTTAGCTAATATTGTGCCTGTTATTAAAAGAATGGTACTTTGAAGGTTTGCATAAACTTTAGAGATTTAAATGATGCAACCCCAAAGGATGAACATTCAATGCCAATGGAAGAAATGCTAGTCGATTCCGCTGCAGGCTATGAATATCTTAGCATGCTCGATGGAtattctggatataatcaaatatttattgTAGAAGAGGATGTCCTAAAAACAACATTTCGACGTCCTAGAGCCTTAGACACCTACGAATAGGTAGTGATaccttttggtttgaaaaataCTGGGGCAACCTACCAGAGAGAAatgaattcgatcttccatgATTTTATAGAGACATTTATGCAAATTTACATAGATGATATTGTcattaagtctgtttcaggatAAAGCCATATAGACCATCTTCGACGGTCCTTCAAAAGGATGATAAGACATGGTCTGAAAATGAATCCTCTCAAATGCGTTTTTTGTGTGCGGGAAGgggatttcttaggctttgtggtccataaaaagGGAATTGAAATAAATCAGAATAAGACCATGGTCATAATGAAGGCGAAAACGCCATCAACAAAGAAAGAATTGCAGTCACTACTGGGCAAGATCAATTTCCTGAGGAGATtcatctcaaaccttagtggGAAGACGCAAGCTTTTTCACCATTACTTCGAATAAACAAGGAAGGATTCAAATGGGGGCAGGCTCAACAAGAAGCATTTGATAAAATTAAAGAATACTTAAGTCATCCACCAATCCTGACACCACCTTATAGAAATAAgagtatgagattgtacatatatgtatctgacaagactttagggagcatgttggctcaagaggatgataatggcgtcgaaagagccatctACTATCTCAGTAGGGtcttaaatgatgcagaaactaggtatagcATAGTTGAAAAACTATGTTTATGCttgtatttctcttgtacaaagttgaagcattatataaaacctgttgatgtttatgtttcatccCATTTCGACATCATTAAACATATGTTGTCCAAACCAATTTTGCACAGTCTAATTGGGAAGTGGGCATTAGCGTTAACTGAATATTCCTTAACGTATATGCCATTAAAGGATGTCAAAGGACAAGTGGTAGCAGATTTTATAGTCAACCACTCCATAGATGCGAATGCACTGGACTATCTCGAATTAGAATCTTGGAAGTTGTACTTCGATGGATCTAGTCACAAAGATGGAACAGGCATAGGAGTTTtaattatttctcctaataaaattccaacaagACTCAAGTATAGAGTAGAGGGCCTCTGCTCGAACAatgaggctgaatatgaagcccTCATAGCCGAACTTGAAatattgttggaattgggggcaactcgagtcgaaataatgggtgactcgGAATTAGTTATAAAATAGATCACAAAAGAATACAGATGTATTAAGGAGAATTTAATTATGTACTTCATGATAGTCGATCGATTGCTAAAAAGATTCGAGATGGCTAAAGTTCGACATATACCTCGATTGGAAAGTCAAGTGGCTAATGATTTGGCTCCAATTGCATCTgggtataaaatttcaaaagaaaaattgcAAAAAGTCATCAAAGTTAGAGGAAAAGTTGTATCAACCAGATTAGCCCCATCAGACTTAGAAAAGACAAAGATGGGATATGCTGATGAAGAAAACTTTGAAATATTGGCAATAGACAATCTGACAGGTGGAGATTGGAGGAAACCAATAGTGGAATATCTACAGAATCCAACGGCGTCTTCTGATCGAAAAACTAGGTATCGAGCGTTAAGTTATTTTCTTTTGGGATTGGAGTTGTGTAAGAAGTCTCCTGAGGGAGTTTTGCTTAAGTGCCTCAGTGAGTCAGAGGCATATTTAGCCCTTTCGAGTGTCCATAGTGGGGCACACCAAGttggccataagatgaaatggattTTATTTCTCCAAGGGATGTATTGGCCTACCATGCTGAAAGGTTGCATCGAATTTGCAAAAGAATGCCAAGAATGTCAGGTACACGCAGGCATACAACATGTCTCTGCGAGTGAACTGCACTCTATAATCAAGCCCTGGTCATTCAGAGGTTGGGCTTTGGATCtaattggggaaattcgaccacCATCATCTAAGAATTAGAGGTATATCCTGGTGGGCATTGATTATTTTATGAAATAGATTGAAGTTATACCTTTACCAAATGTAAATCAGGAAGATGTGATCAATTTTATCCAGAAACATattatttatagatttggaatcccaGAGACCGTCGCAACAGATCAAGGGTCAGTATTCAttggtcgaaagatgcaagaatttTCTAAAGAAATGGGTTTCAAATTGTTAACTTCGACGCCATATTATGCTCAGGATAACAGACAGGTCGAAGCTGCTAATAAGGTGATTATTGCTTTGATTAAGAAGCGTGTGAGGAAGAAGCCTAGAAACTAGCACAAAACTTTAGATCAGATTTTGTGGGCATGTCGTACTTCTCCCAAACAAGCCACGAATTCGACCCCATTTCGACTGACCTTCGAtcatgatgcagttttaccagtAGAAGTTTACCTACAATCCACGAGAAttcaaaggcatcatgaaattcCATCAGAGTCATATTGGAACATGATGTTGGATGAATTAGTTGATCTAGATGAAGAAAGACTAAATGCTTTGGAGTTATTAAAACGGCAGAAGAAGAGAGTAGATAACTCTTATAACAAGAAGGTAAAAATCAAAACATTTTCACCTGAAGACTTGGTCTGGCAAGtgatccttccaatggatcgaaaGGATAGAACCTTAGGGAAGTGGTCTCCAAAGTGGGAAGGCCctttttggattttgaaagtGTTTTCTAATGGTGCCTATGAGATTGAGGAACTTAATGAAGACAAGAGAATCTTGAgagtaaatgggaaatatttgaaaaagTATAGGCCAATACTCCAAGAGATAAAAATAAGAAGCGAGTAATTGTGTATAAGTT from Lathyrus oleraceus cultivar Zhongwan6 chromosome 1, CAAS_Psat_ZW6_1.0, whole genome shotgun sequence includes:
- the LOC127095405 gene encoding uncharacterized protein LOC127095405; this translates as MVNRNQNVDNVIRQIRHDDTTTDNNLASMVERIMILNGVNFSLRRPNYTSPLPEYILQAEAPLKTKIPKFTKFSGDTTESTIEHMARYLIEAGDISNNESLRIKFFPSYLTKNAFTWFTTLPQSSIYIWNQLGRMFHEQFYMGQMKISLKELASIKQKFTDPIDDYLNRFRLLKARCFTRVPENELVEMAVGGLDYSIRKKLDS